GAACGGATTCGTCAAGATGTGGAAGAACTCCAACACTCCGAGTATTCACTCAGGAAGTTGAATGCATCCTTGTCCGCCTCGGAAGCGAAGTATCGAGGATTGGTGGATCACGCCCCCGTCGGCATCGTCATCACGAAAGGCGTGAAGGTCACCTTCAGCAATCGATACAATCAGCAGTTAGCAGGCCTTGACCCTGAGAAGGAGGTTGCGCCCACCACATTCCTTCAACACATTCATCCCGCCGACCGCAGTCAGGTCCTGATGGCTTTTGCCCAGGCGGTAGCGGAAGGTCGACCGTGCGAAACGATTTTCCGATTTGTCCATGAAGACGGCAACGTACGCAAGATCCTCAGCCGACATGTTCCCATCATGGATTTGGACTCTTCCGATATTGTCTATGTGGGTTTCAATATTGATATTACGACCCTTGAAAGTCTACAGGTGCGATTGAGTCGGGCGGAAAACTTAGCGACACTGGGTCAGGTTGCGGCAGGCATCGCCCATGAGCTTAGAAATCCATTGGTCGGAATCGGTTCGACGGCCAAAGGGTTGTTGGATGACTTCGAGCCTACCGACACGAAGCGAAAAGAGGTCGAGGTGATCCTATCGGAAACGCGTCGGTTGGATCGAATCGTCAATGAAATCGTGGATTTTGCCCGGGTTCGCCGGATTACTCCGACCCGAGTCGATCTCATCCAACTGGTCGATGAAGTGGCAAACCTGCTGAAGCTGCAATTGGAACAGAAGCATCTCTCTGTCAAGGCAAACCTCTCACCCATGATCAGTGAAATTCATGCGGATCGTGACCAACTGAGACAAGTACTCCTGAACGTAGTGCACAACGCACTGGAGGCAACCTCCGATGGAGGCCCTCCTATCCAAATCACGGCGGATGAGTTATTCCGAGAAGAACGGCCAGGGATTATGATTCAAATAAAAGATGCCGGACATGGAATTTCTCAGGAGCTGATTGGGCAGATCTTTCAGCCGTTCGTCACTTCTGGGAAACGTACTGGAACCGGATTGGGGCTTGCAATTTGCAGAAATATCATAGAGGCACACGGGGGAGATATTTACGCCAGTAGTGAGATAGGAAAAGGGACAATTCTCGGTATCTGGATGCCGCTCGAGCAAGAACCGGTCTCAGCGAAGGGTTGATCAATGCGTGCAACAGTATTTGTGACAGACGATGAGCATGTCATTCGCACGGCGATCGTCAAGCGTCTGGCCAGACAGGGCCATGCTGCCGTCGGGTACGAATCCGGCGAGGCCTTGATGGAGGGTCTCCAGCATACGCACCCCGATCTTGTGCTTCTTGATCTCAAGATGTCCGGCATGAGCGGCCTGGAAGCGCTCAAGCATGTCCGTCACCTCGCTCCCGCGGCCCTGGTGATCATGCTGACGGCCTATGGATCGGTGCAAGACGCTGTAGACGCGATGAAGTTGGGGGCGTATGACTTCCTGATCAAGACAGTCGATCTTGAAGGACTCGATGCCGTCACCGGTCGGGCGATCGATATGCTTCAGCTGCGGCGTCGTCTGGAAGCCGAGCTCAGCGGGCAGGCCAATCAGTTTCATCTGAGTAGTCTCGAAGCGCACAGCCCAGCGATGAAACACTTGTTGGAGCAGGTTCAAGGCGTAGCCGAGAATCCTAAGTCTTCTGTCATGCTGCTGGGTGAAACAGGGACAGGGAAAGAATTCCTGGCGAGAGTCATCCACCACAATGGGCAGAGATCAGGCGGTCCCTTTGTAGGGGTTAATTGCACCGCCATTCCTAAGGATTTGTTTGAAAGCGAGTTATTCGGGTACGAGCGAGGGGCATTTACGGGCGCCAACCAGCGCAAATTAGGCCTCCTGGAAAAGGCGGAGGGCGGCACCCTGTTTCTCGATGAAATCGGTGATTTGGATATGTCGATGCAGGCCAAGTTGCTGCGGGTGATCCAGGAGCGTTCGTTTCGGAGGCTCGGAAGCACCGACGATCTGGGCGTCGATTTCCGCCTAATTACGGCGACAAATCGAGAAATCAAAAAAGATGTAGAACATGGGCGGTTTCGGGAAGATCTCTACTTTCGACTCAATGTCGTTACATTTGAAATCCCGCCCCTTCGTAAACGAGTCGAAGATATCATTCCCCTTTGCCAGCGGACCATGGTGCGGTTTGCCCATGAGTTTGGTAAGCCGGTTCCGGAGCTTGATGCTGACACACGTTTGACTTTAGAGCGCTATCACT
The Candidatus Nitrospira nitrosa DNA segment above includes these coding regions:
- a CDS encoding sigma-54-dependent transcriptional regulator, which produces MRATVFVTDDEHVIRTAIVKRLARQGHAAVGYESGEALMEGLQHTHPDLVLLDLKMSGMSGLEALKHVRHLAPAALVIMLTAYGSVQDAVDAMKLGAYDFLIKTVDLEGLDAVTGRAIDMLQLRRRLEAELSGQANQFHLSSLEAHSPAMKHLLEQVQGVAENPKSSVMLLGETGTGKEFLARVIHHNGQRSGGPFVGVNCTAIPKDLFESELFGYERGAFTGANQRKLGLLEKAEGGTLFLDEIGDLDMSMQAKLLRVIQERSFRRLGSTDDLGVDFRLITATNREIKKDVEHGRFREDLYFRLNVVTFEIPPLRKRVEDIIPLCQRTMVRFAHEFGKPVPELDADTRLTLERYHYPGNIRELENIIERAMIFCSGHVLTADYLPRELHDTVKQTTSSVSVGQERLIRIEMQVGKQTLEQIEESIIEETLRLADYNKSLAAKQLGLTRFSLDRRLKKYN
- a CDS encoding ATP-binding protein; amino-acid sequence: MQILYKFLNNLPILPKLLLIPAVPLLFLLLLGAMLSMDVLTFFHDEERLNERYLLQKTAAEYMRSVADLETAFLGYAITRDNNYFEGFKQRQATLYAFERELVGKLPEEEDLQFKQLQRVVSKSVEEKEEFVGAIKAGSSAEAIRYIQEGKSREVMVEIRTWMRRFEEMEQQTTQRELSALNYDQIRTIFIILTGGVVTLALITLGLAAIAKSIVAPLVQLSKAVSSETGEAIPNIPALERRDEIGELTKVMGVMSERIRQDVEELQHSEYSLRKLNASLSASEAKYRGLVDHAPVGIVITKGVKVTFSNRYNQQLAGLDPEKEVAPTTFLQHIHPADRSQVLMAFAQAVAEGRPCETIFRFVHEDGNVRKILSRHVPIMDLDSSDIVYVGFNIDITTLESLQVRLSRAENLATLGQVAAGIAHELRNPLVGIGSTAKGLLDDFEPTDTKRKEVEVILSETRRLDRIVNEIVDFARVRRITPTRVDLIQLVDEVANLLKLQLEQKHLSVKANLSPMISEIHADRDQLRQVLLNVVHNALEATSDGGPPIQITADELFREERPGIMIQIKDAGHGISQELIGQIFQPFVTSGKRTGTGLGLAICRNIIEAHGGDIYASSEIGKGTILGIWMPLEQEPVSAKG